Genomic window (Anaerotignum faecicola):
ACAGAATGCATCGCCAGGGAGAAAACCTACATGCTCAACAACATCTTTCTGAAATTCAGCGAGTTTGCCATGCTGGACAACGATGAGCACCCTTTCTCCAATAAATATGGTGCCACTGCTGAAGCTGTTCTGACGGACTACCTTTCTACCGAAGCCATCGTAAATGCTTCTGTAGATGAACTGATTGCTTTTATCAGTTCCAAAAGCCGCGGACGCATCCATGATCCAGAGCAGGCCACTTATCTGCTTCAAAAGGCTGCTAATGATTCTTACA
Coding sequences:
- a CDS encoding IS110 family transposase; translated protein: MLNNIFLKFSEFAMLDNDEHPFSNKYGATAEAVLTDYLSTEAIVNASVDELIAFISSKSRGRIHDPEQATYLLQKAANDSYRLDKCLYEPLTVSIGCSFNCINAFEKELKAIDDAILRTVKGLNPTEYQVLNSVPGIGKVYASGILAE